One stretch of Miscanthus floridulus cultivar M001 chromosome 18, ASM1932011v1, whole genome shotgun sequence DNA includes these proteins:
- the LOC136521882 gene encoding probable mediator of RNA polymerase II transcription subunit 26c isoform X2 translates to MARLRSYAACSHPAAAMANEESGSPLRRWRPFYSAFGAIDEAIEAAGHPRAAFREVRVRIVQLLRGAVDDGVAEQLCAALDDAMVEALQTLRVAPVPHGALASTDLARAVGALGKHGSARISTLAGDVVRGWSTAIDGAKATAEEELDKLSDDRIPRQGISTAVKKPVDAQSEKMKAKKLIVTQSEKIEAKKPVAAQSEKMETKKLIVTQSEKMENTKRKLREGYEEAKKIKRLHTIQKIEDKEAPKLLEQSQRKMHRVPARCRISSGVRRSLLPSLQLI, encoded by the exons ATGGCGCG GTTACGCTCTTACGCTGCTTGCTCGCatcccgccgccgccatggccaacgaGGAGAGCGGGAGCCCGCTCCGACGCTGGAGGCCGTTCTACAGTGCTTTCGGCGCCATCGACGAAGCAATCGAGGCAGCCGGCCACCCGCGCGCCGCGTTCCGGGAGGTGAGGGTCCGGATCGTCCAGCTGCTCCGGGGCGCCGTGGACGACGGCGTGGCCGAGCAGCTCTGCGCCGCGCTCGACGACGCCATGGTGGAAGCGCTCCAGACTCTGCGGGTGGCGCCCGTCCCGCACGGTGCGCTGGCGTCCACCGACCTCGCAAGGGCCGTCGGCGCCCTCGGGAAGCACGGGTCGGCCCGGATCAGCACCCTCGCGGGCGACGTCGTGCGCGGGTGGAGCACAGCCATTGACGGCGCTAAAGCTACAGCAGAGGAGGAGCTCGACAAGCTCTCTGATGATCGGATCCCACGCCAGGGCATCTCTACAGCAGTCAAGAAGCCGGTCGACGCTCAAAGCGAGAAGATGAAGGCCAAGAAGCTGATTGTCACTCAAAGCGAGAAGATCGAGGCTAAGAAGCCGGTCGCTGCTCAAAGCGAGAAGATGGAGACCAAGAAGCTGATCGTCACTCAAAGCGAGAAGATGGAGAATACTAAACGGAAGCTACGTGAGGGTTACGAAGAAGCCAAGAAGATCAAACGTCTTCACACGATTCAGAAGATCGAGGATAAGGAGGCACCAAAGCTTTTGGAGCAAAGCCAACGGAAGATGCATAGAGTTCCAGCAAGATGTAGGATCTCCTCAGGCGTTCGTCGTTCTTTGCTTCCCTCTCTTCAGCTGATTTAG
- the LOC136521882 gene encoding probable mediator of RNA polymerase II transcription subunit 26c isoform X3, with translation MANEESGSPLRRWRPFYSAFGAIDEAIEAAGHPRAAFREVRVRIVQLLRGAVDDGVAEQLCAALDDAMVEALQTLRVAPVPHGALASTDLARAVGALGKHGSARISTLAGDVVRGWSTAIDGAKATAEEELDKLSDDRIPRQGISTAVKKPVDAQSEKMKAKKLIVTQSEKIEAKKPVAAQSEKMETKKLIVTQSEKMENTKRKLREGYEEAKKIKRLHTIQKIEDKEAPKLLEQSQRKMHRVPARCRISSGVRRSLLPSLQLI, from the coding sequence atggccaacgaGGAGAGCGGGAGCCCGCTCCGACGCTGGAGGCCGTTCTACAGTGCTTTCGGCGCCATCGACGAAGCAATCGAGGCAGCCGGCCACCCGCGCGCCGCGTTCCGGGAGGTGAGGGTCCGGATCGTCCAGCTGCTCCGGGGCGCCGTGGACGACGGCGTGGCCGAGCAGCTCTGCGCCGCGCTCGACGACGCCATGGTGGAAGCGCTCCAGACTCTGCGGGTGGCGCCCGTCCCGCACGGTGCGCTGGCGTCCACCGACCTCGCAAGGGCCGTCGGCGCCCTCGGGAAGCACGGGTCGGCCCGGATCAGCACCCTCGCGGGCGACGTCGTGCGCGGGTGGAGCACAGCCATTGACGGCGCTAAAGCTACAGCAGAGGAGGAGCTCGACAAGCTCTCTGATGATCGGATCCCACGCCAGGGCATCTCTACAGCAGTCAAGAAGCCGGTCGACGCTCAAAGCGAGAAGATGAAGGCCAAGAAGCTGATTGTCACTCAAAGCGAGAAGATCGAGGCTAAGAAGCCGGTCGCTGCTCAAAGCGAGAAGATGGAGACCAAGAAGCTGATCGTCACTCAAAGCGAGAAGATGGAGAATACTAAACGGAAGCTACGTGAGGGTTACGAAGAAGCCAAGAAGATCAAACGTCTTCACACGATTCAGAAGATCGAGGATAAGGAGGCACCAAAGCTTTTGGAGCAAAGCCAACGGAAGATGCATAGAGTTCCAGCAAGATGTAGGATCTCCTCAGGCGTTCGTCGTTCTTTGCTTCCCTCTCTTCAGCTGATTTAG
- the LOC136521882 gene encoding uncharacterized protein isoform X1, which yields MSIELSSARRMAAAVSRQSRLDGHPSRGEDPRWRALEAWLSWRRTEMLMGQWSMDLAPPAPILARCSAAFTKLRSYAACSHPAAAMANEESGSPLRRWRPFYSAFGAIDEAIEAAGHPRAAFREVRVRIVQLLRGAVDDGVAEQLCAALDDAMVEALQTLRVAPVPHGALASTDLARAVGALGKHGSARISTLAGDVVRGWSTAIDGAKATAEEELDKLSDDRIPRQGISTAVKKPVDAQSEKMKAKKLIVTQSEKIEAKKPVAAQSEKMETKKLIVTQSEKMENTKRKLREGYEEAKKIKRLHTIQKIEDKEAPKLLEQSQRKMHRVPARCRISSGVRRSLLPSLQLI from the exons ATGAGCATAGAGTTGTCGTCTGCGAGGAGGATGGCGGCGGCTGTGTCGCGTCAATCCCGGTTGGATGGGCACCCGTCCCGTGGCGAGGATCCCCGATGGCGAGCGCTAGAGGCATGGCTCAGCTGGAGGAGGACGGAGATGCTGATGGGGCAATGGTCGATGGATCTAGCGCCCCCAGCCCCCATCCTGGCCCGGTGCAGTGCCGCCTTCACCAA GTTACGCTCTTACGCTGCTTGCTCGCatcccgccgccgccatggccaacgaGGAGAGCGGGAGCCCGCTCCGACGCTGGAGGCCGTTCTACAGTGCTTTCGGCGCCATCGACGAAGCAATCGAGGCAGCCGGCCACCCGCGCGCCGCGTTCCGGGAGGTGAGGGTCCGGATCGTCCAGCTGCTCCGGGGCGCCGTGGACGACGGCGTGGCCGAGCAGCTCTGCGCCGCGCTCGACGACGCCATGGTGGAAGCGCTCCAGACTCTGCGGGTGGCGCCCGTCCCGCACGGTGCGCTGGCGTCCACCGACCTCGCAAGGGCCGTCGGCGCCCTCGGGAAGCACGGGTCGGCCCGGATCAGCACCCTCGCGGGCGACGTCGTGCGCGGGTGGAGCACAGCCATTGACGGCGCTAAAGCTACAGCAGAGGAGGAGCTCGACAAGCTCTCTGATGATCGGATCCCACGCCAGGGCATCTCTACAGCAGTCAAGAAGCCGGTCGACGCTCAAAGCGAGAAGATGAAGGCCAAGAAGCTGATTGTCACTCAAAGCGAGAAGATCGAGGCTAAGAAGCCGGTCGCTGCTCAAAGCGAGAAGATGGAGACCAAGAAGCTGATCGTCACTCAAAGCGAGAAGATGGAGAATACTAAACGGAAGCTACGTGAGGGTTACGAAGAAGCCAAGAAGATCAAACGTCTTCACACGATTCAGAAGATCGAGGATAAGGAGGCACCAAAGCTTTTGGAGCAAAGCCAACGGAAGATGCATAGAGTTCCAGCAAGATGTAGGATCTCCTCAGGCGTTCGTCGTTCTTTGCTTCCCTCTCTTCAGCTGATTTAG